In the Kitasatospora terrestris genome, one interval contains:
- a CDS encoding Nif3-like dinuclear metal center hexameric protein — protein sequence MPKLSDVIAALEEIYPPQWAESWDAVGLVCGDPDAEVARVLFAVDPVQTVVDEAAEWGADLVVTHHPLYLRGTTTVAATGFKGRVVHSLIRSGIALHVAHTNADHADPGVSDALAEAVGLRVTGPIVADPTDPTGRRGSGRIGVLEPPLTLAAFADRVAAGLPATATGVRVAGDPDRLISRAAVCGGSGDGFLAEVRAAGVDAYVTADLRHHPASEATEAAPVALVDAAHWATEWPWLTLAERALTGVAVERGWQLETRVSTRVTDPWTAHAPMPYALPSSEPVPSAP from the coding sequence GTGCCGAAACTGTCCGACGTCATCGCCGCGCTCGAAGAGATCTACCCGCCGCAGTGGGCGGAGTCCTGGGACGCCGTCGGCCTGGTCTGCGGAGACCCGGACGCCGAGGTCGCCAGGGTGCTGTTCGCCGTCGACCCGGTGCAGACGGTGGTCGACGAAGCCGCCGAGTGGGGCGCCGACCTCGTGGTCACCCACCACCCGCTGTACCTGCGCGGCACCACCACCGTCGCCGCGACCGGCTTCAAGGGCCGGGTGGTGCACTCGCTGATCCGTTCCGGGATCGCCCTGCACGTCGCGCACACCAACGCCGACCACGCCGATCCGGGCGTCTCCGACGCCCTCGCCGAGGCGGTCGGCCTGCGGGTCACCGGTCCGATCGTGGCCGACCCGACCGACCCGACCGGGCGCCGCGGCTCCGGCCGGATCGGTGTCCTGGAGCCCCCGCTGACGCTGGCCGCGTTCGCCGACCGGGTCGCCGCCGGGCTGCCCGCCACCGCCACCGGAGTCCGGGTGGCCGGCGACCCGGACCGCCTGATCAGCCGGGCCGCGGTCTGCGGTGGCTCGGGTGACGGCTTCCTCGCCGAGGTCCGCGCCGCCGGCGTCGACGCCTACGTGACCGCCGACCTGCGCCACCACCCCGCCTCCGAGGCGACCGAGGCCGCCCCGGTCGCCCTGGTCGACGCTGCCCACTGGGCCACCGAGTGGCCCTGGCTGACCCTGGCCGAGCGCGCCCTGACCGGCGTTGCGGTCGAGCGCGGCTGGCAGCTGGAGACCCGGGTCTCCACCCGGGTCACCGACCCGTGGACGGCGCACGCCCCTATGCCGTACGCCCTGCCGTCGAGCGAGCCGGTGCCGTCCGCGCCCTGA
- a CDS encoding zinc ribbon domain-containing protein, whose translation MNAAPADQIRLLDLQAIDSRLDQLAHRRRTLPEHAEIEKAAADHTALKDLVIAAQAQLGDTQREQTKAEQDVEQVRTRAARNQQRMDSGAVTSPKDLENLQHEIGSLAKRQADLEDVVLEVMERLESAETRVTELTARLEHSTVVLKEAEGRRDAQLAELDADAEKVKRDREAVAAVIPADLMKLYLRLREQQGGVGAARLYQRRCEGCRTEFSITEFNAIKAEPSDKVLRCENCGRILIRTGESGV comes from the coding sequence TTGAACGCCGCGCCCGCCGACCAGATCCGCCTGCTCGACCTGCAGGCCATCGACTCCCGCCTGGACCAGCTGGCCCACCGGCGCCGCACCCTGCCCGAGCACGCCGAGATCGAGAAGGCCGCCGCCGACCACACCGCGCTCAAGGACCTGGTGATCGCCGCCCAGGCCCAGCTCGGCGACACCCAGCGCGAGCAGACCAAGGCCGAGCAGGACGTCGAGCAGGTCCGCACCCGGGCCGCCCGCAACCAGCAGCGGATGGACTCCGGCGCGGTCACCTCGCCCAAGGACCTGGAGAACCTGCAGCACGAGATCGGCTCGCTCGCCAAGCGCCAGGCCGACCTGGAGGACGTCGTCTTGGAGGTCATGGAGCGCCTGGAGTCCGCCGAGACCCGGGTCACCGAGCTGACCGCCCGCCTGGAGCACTCCACCGTCGTCCTCAAGGAGGCCGAGGGCCGCCGCGACGCCCAGCTCGCCGAGCTCGACGCCGATGCCGAGAAGGTCAAGCGCGACCGCGAGGCCGTCGCCGCCGTCATCCCCGCCGACCTGATGAAGCTCTACCTGCGCCTGCGCGAGCAGCAGGGCGGCGTCGGCGCGGCCCGCCTGTACCAGCGCCGCTGCGAGGGCTGCCGCACCGAGTTCTCAATCACCGAGTTCAACGCCATCAAGGCCGAGCCCAGCGACAAGGTGCTGCGCTGCGAGAACTGCGGCCGGATCCTGATCCGCACCGGCGAGTCGGGCGTCTGA